One stretch of Halichoerus grypus chromosome 8, mHalGry1.hap1.1, whole genome shotgun sequence DNA includes these proteins:
- the CLK3 gene encoding dual specificity protein kinase CLK3 isoform X3, with protein sequence MHHCKRYRSPEPDPYLSYRWKRRRSYSREHEGRLRYPSRREPPPRRSRSRSHDRLPYQRRYRERRDSDTYRCEERSPSFGEDCYGSSRSHHRRRSREREPYRARRHAHHCRKRRTRSCSSASSRSQQSSKRSSRSVEDDKEGHLVCRIGDWLQERYEIVGNLGEGTFGKVVECLDHARGKSQVALKIIRNVGKYREAARLEINVLKKIKEKDKENKFLCVLMSDWFNFHGHMCIAFELLGKNTFEFLKENNFQPYPLPHVRHMAYQLCHALRFLHENQLTHTDLKPENILFVNSEFETLYNEHKSCEEKSVKNTSIRVADFGSATFDHEHHTTIVATRHYRPPEVILELGWAQPCDVWSIGCILFEYYRGFTLFQTHENREHLVMMEKILGPIPSHMIHRTRKQKYFYKGGLVWDENSSDGRYVKENCKPLKSYMLQDSLEHVQLFDLMRRMLEFDPAQRITLAEALLHPFFAGLTPEERSFHTSRNPSR encoded by the exons ATGCATCACTGTAAGCGATACCGCTCCCCTGAGCCAGACCCGTACCTGAGCTACcgatggaagaggaggaggtctTACAGTCGGGAGCACGAAGGGAGACTGCGGTACCCGTCTCGAAGGGAGCCTCCGCCCCGGAGATCTCGGTCCAGAAG CCACGACCGCCTGCCCTACCAGAGGAGGTACCGGGAGCGCCGTGACAGCGACACGTACCGGTGTGAAGAGCGGAGCCCGTCGTTCGGCGAGGACTGCTACGGGTCTTCCCGGTCCCACCATCGCCGGCGCTCGCGGGAGAGGGAGCCGTACCGGGCCCGCAGGCACGCCCACCACTGCCGCAAACGCCGCACCAGGTCTTGTAGCAGCGCCTCCTCG AGAAGCCAACAGAGCAGTAAGCGCAGCAGCCGGAGTGTGGAAGATGACAAGGAGGGCCACCTGGTGTGCCGGATCGGCGATTGGCTCCAAGAGCGAT ATGAGATCGTGGGGAACCTGGGCGAAGGCACGTTCGGCAAGGTGGTGGAGTGCTTGGACCACGCCAG AGGGAAGTCTCAGGTTGCCCTGAAGATCATCCGCAACGTGGGCAAGTACCGGGAGGCTGCCCGGCTAGAAATCAACGTTCTCAAAAAAATCAAGGAGAAGGACAAAGAGAACAAGTT CCTGTGTGTCTTGATGTCTGACTGGTTCAACTTCCACGGTCACATGTGCATCGCCTTTGAGCTCCTGGGCAAGAACACCTTTGAGTTCCTGAAGGAGAATAACTTCCAGCCTTACCCCCTGCCGCACGTCCGGCACATGGCCTACCAGCTCTGCCACGCCCTCCGGT TTCTACACGAAAACCAGCTGACCCACACAGACTTGAAGCCAGAGAACATCTTGTTTGTGAACTCGGAGTTTGAAACCCTCTACAATGAGCACAAG AGCTGTGAGGAGAAGTCGGTGAAGAACACCAGCATCCGGGTAGCTGACTTCGGCAGTGCTACCTTTGACCACGAGCATCACACGACCATTGTGGCCACCCGTCACTATCGCCCACCTGAGGTGATCCTTG AGCTGGGCTGGGCACAGCCGTGCGACGTCTGGAGCATTGGCTGCATTCTCTTCGAGTACTACCGGGGCTTCACGCTCTTCCAG ACCCATGAAAACCGAGAACATTTGGTGATGATGGAGAAGATCCTAGGGCCCATCCCATCGCACATGATCCACCGTACCAG GAAACAGAAATATTTCTACAAAGGGGGCCTGGTTTGGGATGAGAACAGCTCTGATGGCCGGTATGTGAAGGAGAACTGCAAACCTCTGAAG AGTTACATGCTCCAGGACTCCTTGGAGCACgtgcagctgtttgacctgatgAGGAGGATGTTAGAATTTGACCCTGCCCAGCGCATCACACTGGCGGAGGCCCTGCTGCACCCCTTCTTTGCTGGCCTGACCCCTGAGGAGCGGTCCTTCCACACCAGCCGCAACCCAAGCAGATGA
- the CLK3 gene encoding dual specificity protein kinase CLK3 isoform X2 yields the protein MMHHCKRYRSPEPDPYLSYRWKRRRSYSREHEGRLRYPSRREPPPRRSRSRSHDRLPYQRRYRERRDSDTYRCEERSPSFGEDCYGSSRSHHRRRSREREPYRARRHAHHCRKRRTRSCSSASSRSQQSSKRSSRSVEDDKEGHLVCRIGDWLQERYEIVGNLGEGTFGKVVECLDHARGKSQVALKIIRNVGKYREAARLEINVLKKIKEKDKENKFLCVLMSDWFNFHGHMCIAFELLGKNTFEFLKENNFQPYPLPHVRHMAYQLCHALRFLHENQLTHTDLKPENILFVNSEFETLYNEHKSCEEKSVKNTSIRVADFGSATFDHEHHTTIVATRHYRPPEVILELGWAQPCDVWSIGCILFEYYRGFTLFQTHENREHLVMMEKILGPIPSHMIHRTRKQKYFYKGGLVWDENSSDGRYVKENCKPLKSYMLQDSLEHVQLFDLMRRMLEFDPAQRITLAEALLHPFFAGLTPEERSFHTSRNPSR from the exons ATG ATGCATCACTGTAAGCGATACCGCTCCCCTGAGCCAGACCCGTACCTGAGCTACcgatggaagaggaggaggtctTACAGTCGGGAGCACGAAGGGAGACTGCGGTACCCGTCTCGAAGGGAGCCTCCGCCCCGGAGATCTCGGTCCAGAAG CCACGACCGCCTGCCCTACCAGAGGAGGTACCGGGAGCGCCGTGACAGCGACACGTACCGGTGTGAAGAGCGGAGCCCGTCGTTCGGCGAGGACTGCTACGGGTCTTCCCGGTCCCACCATCGCCGGCGCTCGCGGGAGAGGGAGCCGTACCGGGCCCGCAGGCACGCCCACCACTGCCGCAAACGCCGCACCAGGTCTTGTAGCAGCGCCTCCTCG AGAAGCCAACAGAGCAGTAAGCGCAGCAGCCGGAGTGTGGAAGATGACAAGGAGGGCCACCTGGTGTGCCGGATCGGCGATTGGCTCCAAGAGCGAT ATGAGATCGTGGGGAACCTGGGCGAAGGCACGTTCGGCAAGGTGGTGGAGTGCTTGGACCACGCCAG AGGGAAGTCTCAGGTTGCCCTGAAGATCATCCGCAACGTGGGCAAGTACCGGGAGGCTGCCCGGCTAGAAATCAACGTTCTCAAAAAAATCAAGGAGAAGGACAAAGAGAACAAGTT CCTGTGTGTCTTGATGTCTGACTGGTTCAACTTCCACGGTCACATGTGCATCGCCTTTGAGCTCCTGGGCAAGAACACCTTTGAGTTCCTGAAGGAGAATAACTTCCAGCCTTACCCCCTGCCGCACGTCCGGCACATGGCCTACCAGCTCTGCCACGCCCTCCGGT TTCTACACGAAAACCAGCTGACCCACACAGACTTGAAGCCAGAGAACATCTTGTTTGTGAACTCGGAGTTTGAAACCCTCTACAATGAGCACAAG AGCTGTGAGGAGAAGTCGGTGAAGAACACCAGCATCCGGGTAGCTGACTTCGGCAGTGCTACCTTTGACCACGAGCATCACACGACCATTGTGGCCACCCGTCACTATCGCCCACCTGAGGTGATCCTTG AGCTGGGCTGGGCACAGCCGTGCGACGTCTGGAGCATTGGCTGCATTCTCTTCGAGTACTACCGGGGCTTCACGCTCTTCCAG ACCCATGAAAACCGAGAACATTTGGTGATGATGGAGAAGATCCTAGGGCCCATCCCATCGCACATGATCCACCGTACCAG GAAACAGAAATATTTCTACAAAGGGGGCCTGGTTTGGGATGAGAACAGCTCTGATGGCCGGTATGTGAAGGAGAACTGCAAACCTCTGAAG AGTTACATGCTCCAGGACTCCTTGGAGCACgtgcagctgtttgacctgatgAGGAGGATGTTAGAATTTGACCCTGCCCAGCGCATCACACTGGCGGAGGCCCTGCTGCACCCCTTCTTTGCTGGCCTGACCCCTGAGGAGCGGTCCTTCCACACCAGCCGCAACCCAAGCAGATGA
- the CLK3 gene encoding dual specificity protein kinase CLK3 isoform X1, with product MVESEMHHCKRYRSPEPDPYLSYRWKRRRSYSREHEGRLRYPSRREPPPRRSRSRSHDRLPYQRRYRERRDSDTYRCEERSPSFGEDCYGSSRSHHRRRSREREPYRARRHAHHCRKRRTRSCSSASSRSQQSSKRSSRSVEDDKEGHLVCRIGDWLQERYEIVGNLGEGTFGKVVECLDHARGKSQVALKIIRNVGKYREAARLEINVLKKIKEKDKENKFLCVLMSDWFNFHGHMCIAFELLGKNTFEFLKENNFQPYPLPHVRHMAYQLCHALRFLHENQLTHTDLKPENILFVNSEFETLYNEHKSCEEKSVKNTSIRVADFGSATFDHEHHTTIVATRHYRPPEVILELGWAQPCDVWSIGCILFEYYRGFTLFQTHENREHLVMMEKILGPIPSHMIHRTRKQKYFYKGGLVWDENSSDGRYVKENCKPLKSYMLQDSLEHVQLFDLMRRMLEFDPAQRITLAEALLHPFFAGLTPEERSFHTSRNPSR from the exons ATGGTAGAATCTGAG ATGCATCACTGTAAGCGATACCGCTCCCCTGAGCCAGACCCGTACCTGAGCTACcgatggaagaggaggaggtctTACAGTCGGGAGCACGAAGGGAGACTGCGGTACCCGTCTCGAAGGGAGCCTCCGCCCCGGAGATCTCGGTCCAGAAG CCACGACCGCCTGCCCTACCAGAGGAGGTACCGGGAGCGCCGTGACAGCGACACGTACCGGTGTGAAGAGCGGAGCCCGTCGTTCGGCGAGGACTGCTACGGGTCTTCCCGGTCCCACCATCGCCGGCGCTCGCGGGAGAGGGAGCCGTACCGGGCCCGCAGGCACGCCCACCACTGCCGCAAACGCCGCACCAGGTCTTGTAGCAGCGCCTCCTCG AGAAGCCAACAGAGCAGTAAGCGCAGCAGCCGGAGTGTGGAAGATGACAAGGAGGGCCACCTGGTGTGCCGGATCGGCGATTGGCTCCAAGAGCGAT ATGAGATCGTGGGGAACCTGGGCGAAGGCACGTTCGGCAAGGTGGTGGAGTGCTTGGACCACGCCAG AGGGAAGTCTCAGGTTGCCCTGAAGATCATCCGCAACGTGGGCAAGTACCGGGAGGCTGCCCGGCTAGAAATCAACGTTCTCAAAAAAATCAAGGAGAAGGACAAAGAGAACAAGTT CCTGTGTGTCTTGATGTCTGACTGGTTCAACTTCCACGGTCACATGTGCATCGCCTTTGAGCTCCTGGGCAAGAACACCTTTGAGTTCCTGAAGGAGAATAACTTCCAGCCTTACCCCCTGCCGCACGTCCGGCACATGGCCTACCAGCTCTGCCACGCCCTCCGGT TTCTACACGAAAACCAGCTGACCCACACAGACTTGAAGCCAGAGAACATCTTGTTTGTGAACTCGGAGTTTGAAACCCTCTACAATGAGCACAAG AGCTGTGAGGAGAAGTCGGTGAAGAACACCAGCATCCGGGTAGCTGACTTCGGCAGTGCTACCTTTGACCACGAGCATCACACGACCATTGTGGCCACCCGTCACTATCGCCCACCTGAGGTGATCCTTG AGCTGGGCTGGGCACAGCCGTGCGACGTCTGGAGCATTGGCTGCATTCTCTTCGAGTACTACCGGGGCTTCACGCTCTTCCAG ACCCATGAAAACCGAGAACATTTGGTGATGATGGAGAAGATCCTAGGGCCCATCCCATCGCACATGATCCACCGTACCAG GAAACAGAAATATTTCTACAAAGGGGGCCTGGTTTGGGATGAGAACAGCTCTGATGGCCGGTATGTGAAGGAGAACTGCAAACCTCTGAAG AGTTACATGCTCCAGGACTCCTTGGAGCACgtgcagctgtttgacctgatgAGGAGGATGTTAGAATTTGACCCTGCCCAGCGCATCACACTGGCGGAGGCCCTGCTGCACCCCTTCTTTGCTGGCCTGACCCCTGAGGAGCGGTCCTTCCACACCAGCCGCAACCCAAGCAGATGA
- the CLK3 gene encoding dual specificity protein kinase CLK3 isoform X4, which translates to MHHCKRYRSPEPDPYLSYRWKRRRSYSREHEGRLRYPSRREPPPRRSRSRSHDRLPYQRRYRERRDSDTYRCEERSPSFGEDCYGSSRSHHRRRSREREPYRARRHAHHCRKRRTRSCSSASSVSGGHSALAGARVPCNIPIVIYAVCLMKCWDLENPTNQPTGSSPSPPLPLTDTSICQSEPPTMRLVGWRFGGRCMQRSQQSSKRSSRSVEDDKEGHLVCRIGDWLQERYEIVGNLGEGTFGKVVECLDHARGKSQVALKIIRNVGKYREAARLEINVLKKIKEKDKENKFLCVLMSDWFNFHGHMCIAFELLGKNTFEFLKENNFQPYPLPHVRHMAYQLCHALRFLHENQLTHTDLKPENILFVNSEFETLYNEHKSCEEKSVKNTSIRVADFGSATFDHEHHTTIVATRHYRPPEVILELGWAQPCDVWSIGCILFEYYRGFTLFQTHENREHLVMMEKILGPIPSHMIHRTRKQKYFYKGGLVWDENSSDGRYVKENCKPLKSYMLQDSLEHVQLFDLMRRMLEFDPAQRITLAEALLHPFFAGLTPEERSFHTSRNPSR; encoded by the exons ATGCATCACTGTAAGCGATACCGCTCCCCTGAGCCAGACCCGTACCTGAGCTACcgatggaagaggaggaggtctTACAGTCGGGAGCACGAAGGGAGACTGCGGTACCCGTCTCGAAGGGAGCCTCCGCCCCGGAGATCTCGGTCCAGAAG CCACGACCGCCTGCCCTACCAGAGGAGGTACCGGGAGCGCCGTGACAGCGACACGTACCGGTGTGAAGAGCGGAGCCCGTCGTTCGGCGAGGACTGCTACGGGTCTTCCCGGTCCCACCATCGCCGGCGCTCGCGGGAGAGGGAGCCGTACCGGGCCCGCAGGCACGCCCACCACTGCCGCAAACGCCGCACCAGGTCTTGTAGCAGCGCCTCCTCGGTGAGTGGTGGCCACAGTGCGCTGGCTGGGGC ACGTGTCCCTTGCAATATCCCTATCGTTATATATGCTGTGTGCCTTATGAAATGCTGGGATCTGGAAAatccaaccaaccaacccaccGGCTCCTCACCGTCTCCACCTCTGCCTTTGACTGACACCTCAATCTGTCAATCGGAACCGCCTACCATGCGATTGGTCGGATGGCGTTTCGGGGGGCGGTGCATGCAGAGAAGCCAACAGAGCAGTAAGCGCAGCAGCCGGAGTGTGGAAGATGACAAGGAGGGCCACCTGGTGTGCCGGATCGGCGATTGGCTCCAAGAGCGAT ATGAGATCGTGGGGAACCTGGGCGAAGGCACGTTCGGCAAGGTGGTGGAGTGCTTGGACCACGCCAG AGGGAAGTCTCAGGTTGCCCTGAAGATCATCCGCAACGTGGGCAAGTACCGGGAGGCTGCCCGGCTAGAAATCAACGTTCTCAAAAAAATCAAGGAGAAGGACAAAGAGAACAAGTT CCTGTGTGTCTTGATGTCTGACTGGTTCAACTTCCACGGTCACATGTGCATCGCCTTTGAGCTCCTGGGCAAGAACACCTTTGAGTTCCTGAAGGAGAATAACTTCCAGCCTTACCCCCTGCCGCACGTCCGGCACATGGCCTACCAGCTCTGCCACGCCCTCCGGT TTCTACACGAAAACCAGCTGACCCACACAGACTTGAAGCCAGAGAACATCTTGTTTGTGAACTCGGAGTTTGAAACCCTCTACAATGAGCACAAG AGCTGTGAGGAGAAGTCGGTGAAGAACACCAGCATCCGGGTAGCTGACTTCGGCAGTGCTACCTTTGACCACGAGCATCACACGACCATTGTGGCCACCCGTCACTATCGCCCACCTGAGGTGATCCTTG AGCTGGGCTGGGCACAGCCGTGCGACGTCTGGAGCATTGGCTGCATTCTCTTCGAGTACTACCGGGGCTTCACGCTCTTCCAG ACCCATGAAAACCGAGAACATTTGGTGATGATGGAGAAGATCCTAGGGCCCATCCCATCGCACATGATCCACCGTACCAG GAAACAGAAATATTTCTACAAAGGGGGCCTGGTTTGGGATGAGAACAGCTCTGATGGCCGGTATGTGAAGGAGAACTGCAAACCTCTGAAG AGTTACATGCTCCAGGACTCCTTGGAGCACgtgcagctgtttgacctgatgAGGAGGATGTTAGAATTTGACCCTGCCCAGCGCATCACACTGGCGGAGGCCCTGCTGCACCCCTTCTTTGCTGGCCTGACCCCTGAGGAGCGGTCCTTCCACACCAGCCGCAACCCAAGCAGATGA